Proteins encoded together in one Meles meles chromosome 7, mMelMel3.1 paternal haplotype, whole genome shotgun sequence window:
- the IL17RA gene encoding interleukin-17 receptor A: protein MGTPRRGPALLPGPPLGRLLVPLLLSGLSLARASPRLLDYPAPVCSQEGLNCAVKNSTCLDDSWIHPRNLTPSSPKDVQVHLDFAHNQHGDLLPVARIRWTLQTDASILFLEGAELSILQLNTNERLCIKFEFLSRLQHHRQRWHFTFSHFVVEPGQEYEVTVHNLPKPIPDGDPNHQSRNFPVPGCEDPRMRMTAPCVSSGSLWDPNITAETLEAQQLRLSFTLWNESTPYQILLTSFPHTENQSCFHHGLMVSKPTLEEFHQRANVTLTLSDRTWCCRHRVQIQPFFSSCLNDCLRHSVTLPCPEIPDAPVSIADYIPLWVYGFITGISILLVGSVILLIVCMTWRLPGSHREKYGNDSKCTDVLPETSLTPPPLKPRKVWIVYSADHPLYVDVVLKFAQFLLTVCGTEVALDLLEEQVISEVGVMTWVGRQKQEMVETNSKIIILCSRGTRAKWQAILGWEEPAVQLRCDRWKPAGDLFTAAMNMILPDFKKPACFGTYIICYFRDISSESDIPDLFNITSRYPLMDRFEEVYFRIQDLEMFEPGRMHRVGELTGENYLQNPSGWQLKEAVERFRQWQVQCPDWFERENLCLADDQDLPSLDEEVFEEPLLPPGRGIIKQKPLMQEPASEGGLVGELLVSEEGRGLSRLDPQLLPQGELAAQALQTAVLPVEEVPLAQAVEPVPLATESNTAGRLAVGEADEACPLLEGYGPQRNSVLCLPVDSEAPPLYSTPMASPSCLPEDVREQLEGLMFSLFQQSLSCQALEGWDRAPVALRDLCTPSEEEQRQSVQSDQGYISRSSPQPPEGLTEMEEEEEERDLGTSAKQLSPEDLENLRSLQRRLFFQELQKSSGWDSVEPEEP from the exons ATGGGGACTCCGCGGCGCGGGCCAGCCCTCCTCCCGGGGCCCCCGCTGGGGCGGCTGCTAGTGCCCCTGCTCCTGAGCGGGCTGTCCCTGGCTCGCGCCTCCCCGCGACTCTTGGACTACCCGGCGCCAGTCTGCTCTCAGGAG GGACTAAACTGCGCAGTCAAGAATA GTACCTGCCTGGATGACAGCTGGATCCACCCTCGAAATCTGACCCCTTcgtcccccaaagatgtccaggTCCATCTGGACTTTGCCCACAACCAGCATGGAGACCTCCTACCTGTGGCTCGCATCAGATGGACCCTGCAGACAGATG CCAGCATCCTCTTCCTGGAGGGTGCCGAGCTATCCATCCTGCAGCTGAATACCAATGAACGCTTGTGCATCAAGTTTGAGTTCCTGTCCAGACTGCAGCATCATCGCCAGCGG TGGCATTTTACCTTCAGCCACTTTGTGGTGGAACCTGGCCAGGAGTATGAGGTGACCGTTCACAACCTGCCCAAACCCATCCCTGATGGGGACCCAAACCACCAGTCCAGGAACTTCCCCGTGCCTG GCTGCGAGGACCCCAGGATGAGGATGACCGCACCGTGTGTGAGCTCAG GCAGCCTGTGGGATCCCAACATAACGGCAGAGACCCTAGAGGCCCAGCAGCTGCGGCTAAGCTTCACCCTGTGGAACGAGTCTACGCCTTACCAGATCCTGCTGACCAGCTTTCCACACACGGAGAACCAGAGCTGCTTCCATCATGGCCTCATGGTGTCCAAG ccCACACTCGAGGAGTTCCACCAGCGGGCCAACGTCACGCTCACCCTGTCAGACCGGACTTGGTGCTGCCGCCACCGAGTGCAG ATCCAGCCCTTCTTCAGTAGCTGTCTCAACGACTGTCTCAGACACTCCGTAACCCTTCCCTGCCCAGAAATTCCAGATGCTCCAG TCTCGATTGCAG ACTACATACCCCTATGGGTGTACGGGTTCATCACGGGAATCTCCATCCTGCTGGTGGGTTCCGTCATCCTGCTGATCGTCTGCATGACCTGGAGGCTGCCCG ggtcTCATCGTGAAAAATATGGTAATGACAGCAAATGCACAG ATGTCCTGCCAGAGACCAGCCTGACCCCACcacccctgaaacccaggaaggtCTGGATTGTCTACTCCGCCGACCACCCCCTCTACGTGGATGTGGTCCTGAAGTTCGCCCAGTTCCTGCTCACTGTCTGTGGCACAGAAGTGGCCCTCGACCTGCTGGAGGAGCAGGTCATCTCAGAGGTGGGGGTCATGACCTGGGTGGGCCGCCAGAAGCAGGAGATGGTGGAGACCAACTCCAAGATCATCATCCTATGCTCCCGAGGCACCCGGGCCAAGTGGCAGGCCATCCTCGGCTGGGAGGAGCCAGCCGTGCAACTCCGGTGTGACCGCTGGAAGCCGGCGGGGGACCTCTTCACCGCGGCCATGAACATGATCCTACCAGACTTCAAGAAGCCAGCCTGCTTCGGCACCTACATCATCTGCTACTTCCGTGACATCAGCAGCGAGAGTGACATCCCCGACCTCTTCAACATCACTTCCAGGTACCCGCTCATGGACAGATTCGAGGAAGTTTACTTCCGGATCCAGGACCTGGAGATGTTTGAACCCGGCCGGATGCACCGCGTCGGGGAGCTCACAGGTGAGAACTATCTGCAGAACCCGAGCGGCTGGCAGCTCAAGGAGGCAGTGGAGCGATTCCGGCAGTGGCAGGTCCAGTGCCCAGACTGGTTCGAGCGTGAGAACCTTTGCTTAGCGGATGACCAGGACCTCCCGTCGCTGGACGAAGAGGTGTTCGAGGAACCCTTGCTGCCGCCAGGAAGAGGGATCATCAAGCAGAAACCCCTGATGCAGGAACCCGCCTCCGAGGGTGGCCTGGTGGGAGAGCTGCTCGTcagtgaggaaggaagaggacTGTCAAGGCTGGACCCTCAACTCCTACCCCAAGGAGAACTGGCAGCCCAGGCTCTCCAGACCGCGGTGCTCCCAGTGGAGGAGGTCCCTCTGGCTCAGGCCGTGGAACCCGTTCCTCTGGCCACCGAGAGCAACACAGCAGGCCGGTTGGCTGTAGGGGAGGCAGACGAGGCCTGCCCGCTGTTGGAGGGCTACGGCCCGCAGCGGAACAGCGTCCTCTGCCTCCCTGTGGACTCAGAGGCCCCGCCTCTCTATAGCACCCCGATGGCATCGCCCAGCTGCCTCCCGGAAGATGTCAGAGAGCAGCTCGAAGGCTTGATGTTCTCCCTCTTCCAGCAGAGTCTGAGCTGCCAGGCCCTGGAGGGCTGGGACAGAGCCCCGGTGGCTCTCAGAGACCTCTGCACACCCTCCGAGGAGGAGCAACGGCAGTCGGTGCAATCTGACCAGGGTTACATCTCCAGGAGCTCCCCACAGCCCCCCGAAGGACTCACggagatggaggaagaggaagaagagcgGGACCTGGGGACATCGGCCAAGCAGCTTTCTCCCGAGGACCTAGAGAACCTAAGAAGCCTCCAGAGAAGGCTCTTCTTCCAAGAGCTTCAGAAGAGCTCCGGCTGGGACAGTGTGGAGCCAGAGGAGCCCTAG